From the genome of Triticum aestivum cultivar Chinese Spring chromosome 3B, IWGSC CS RefSeq v2.1, whole genome shotgun sequence, one region includes:
- the LOC123071300 gene encoding cyclin-dependent kinase 11.2: protein MAAPGLDEVMAFLTDHGFASTASALLDDVLGRAADGEPGPAAALDPQLPRLRMSVSASGAGAGLPPPASPGSSSGSASSSAFVSMRSSPSGLLNPYGVWSSQHSLSDASSSEMEFGTARQYDTTDLFFQEGWLYDDHIFHTKPKSDDGGRDKEEDKFVLGAHGGLGPAETFVLGPGDYCRHEHAGNDGCEGCAEVYTCSSPLCGCCAGGLKNFEELKLVRNSSSAVYGRYKIMDDQTEILDECGPDVFQMKQSGDAVLECDLPTNSGQVDERMELNVVEKELQMLSSFDTYDDAEIAASPVRVRHATDNVELDDDAENNLKSSSEKEYLKESYSLHPFPETDDYDDTYEFGDVGPLNTDVQKSATLIAEKEDPELNIDQAVSNFHQEYEVFELRIVHRKNRTGFEANKDFPIVLNSVIAGRYYVTEYLGSAAFSKVVQAHDLQTGIDICLKIIKNDKDFFDQSLDEIKLLKFVNKYDPSDEHHVLRLYDYFYHQEHLFIVTELLRANLYEFQKYNQDSGGDLYFTFPRIQAIARQCLEALLYLHHLRIIHCDLKPENILIKSYSRCEIKVIDLGSSCFLTDSLCLYVQSRSYRAPEVILGLPYDQRIDIWSLGCILAELYTGEVLFPNEPVSMMLARMIGMIGPIDMEMLELGQETHKYFTDDYGLFTKNEETGQLEHLLPEKSSLRHHLRCPDPQFVDFLSYLLQINPRKRPTASEALEHPWLSSEY, encoded by the exons ATGGCCGCGCCGGGCCTGGACGAGGTCATGGCCTTCCTCACCGACCACGGCTTCGCCAGCACCGCCTCCGCCCTCCTGGACGACGTGCTGGGCCGCGCCGCGGACGGGGAGCCCGGGCCCGCCGCCGCATTAGATCCCCAGCTCCCGCGCCTCCGTATGTCGGTCTCCgcctccggcgccggcgccggcctgCCGCCGCCTGCGAGCCCCGGCTCCAGCTCCGGCTCGGCGTCCTCCTCCGCCTTCGTCAGCATGCGCTCATCGCCCTCAG GCCTGCTGAATCCATATGGTGTGTGGTCGTCGCAGCACTCGCTGTCGGACGCGTCGTCATCTGAGATGGAGTTCGGCACAGCACGCCAGTACGACACCACCGACCTCTTCTTCCAGGAAGGCTGGCTCTACGACGACCACATCTTCCATACAAAGCCGAAGTCTGACGATGGTGGCAGAGACAAAGAAGAGGACAAGTTTGTTCTTGGCGCTCACGGCGGCTTAGGACCGGCAGAAACGTTCGTGCTTGGCCCTGGCGACTACTGCCGCCATGAACACGCCGGGAATGACGGCTGTGAGGGGTGCGCTGAGGTTTACACCTGCTCGTCACCGCTCTGCGGTTGCTGTGCCGGGGGACTCAAGAATTTTGAGGAGCTCAAGCTGGTCCGAAATTCTAGCTCTGCTGTGTATGGGAGGTATAAGATCATGGATGACCAGACGGAGATACTAGATGAGTGTGGCCCGGATGTGTTTCAGATGAAGCAGAGTGGGGATGCTGTGCTTGAGTGCGATTTGCCAACAAATTCTGGGCAAGTAGACGAACGTATGGAGCTGAATGTTGTGGAGAAGGAGCTTCAAATGCTCAGTTCATTTGATACTTACGATGATGCTGAAATTGCTGCAA GTCCAGTACGGGTACGCCATGCCACCGACAATGTAGAGTTGGATGATGATGCTGAAAACAATCTAAAAAGCAGCAGTGAAAAAGAATATTTGAAAGAGAGTTATAGCTTGCATCCTTTCCCTGAGACTGATGATTATGATGACACCTACGAGTTTGGAGATGTTGGGCCATTGAATACAGATGTTCAGAAATCTGCTACACTTATAGCTGAGAAAGAAGATCCAGAGTTAAATATTGATCAGGCCGTCTCTAATTTCCATCAAGAATACGAGGTATTTGAATTGAGAATTGTCCACCGCAAGAACAG AACTGGCTTTGAAGCAAACAAAGATTTTCCCATTGTCTTGAATTCAGTCATAGCAGGAAGATATTATGTTACTGAATATCTTGGCTCGGCTGCATTCAGCAAGGTTGTCCAAGCACATGATCTTCAGACAGGAATAGatatttgcctaaaaataataaaaaatgataAGGATTTCTTCGATCAGAGTTTGGATGAGATAAAACTGCTGAAGTTTGTGAATAAATATGATCCATCAGATGAGCATCATGTACTGCGGCTCTATGACTACTTCTATCATCAG GAACATCTTTTCATTGTCACTGAATTACTGCGAGCAAATCTGTATGAGTTTCAGAAATATAACCAGGATTCTGGTGGTGACTTGTACTTTACATTTCCTAGGATACAG GCAATTGCTCGCCAATGCTTAGAAGCTTTGTTATATTTGCACCATTTAAGGATCATTCATTGTGACCTAAAGCCAGAGAATATCCTTATCAAGAGCTACAGCAGGTGTGAAATTAAGGTCATCGATCTTGGAAGTAGTTGCTTCTTGACAGACAGCTTATGCCTGTATGTCCAGTCACGTTCTTATCGAGCTCCCGAGGTCATTCTGGGACTGCCATATGATCAGAGGATTGACATTTGGTCTCTTGGTTGCATCCTTGCTGAACTGTACACTGGTGAA GTACTATTTCCTAATGAACCAGTGTCCATGATGCTTGCCCGAATGATCGGGATGATTGGTCCAATAGACATGGAAATGTTAGAGTTGGGACAGGAGACACATAAATATTTCACCGATGATTATGGCCTTTTCACCAAGAATGAG GAGACGGGTCAATTAGAGCATTTGCTCCCAGAGAAGTCCTCTTTGCGACATCACTTGCGATGCCCTGATCCGCAGTTTGTGGATTTTCTATCTTATCTGCTGCAAATAAACCCCAGGAAGAGACCAACAGCCAGCGAAGCGTTAGAGCATCCGTGGCTTTCATCCGAGTACTAA